One genomic segment of Amycolatopsis sp. Hca4 includes these proteins:
- a CDS encoding CGNR zinc finger domain-containing protein, translated as MLAAVSRHFARGVRRWCSMSSCGSREKMQRYRAADR; from the coding sequence GTGCTCGCTGCTGTTTCTCGACACTTCGCGCGCGGGGTGCGGCGGTGGTGCTCGATGAGTTCGTGCGGGAGCCGCGAGAAGATGCAGCGGTACCGAGCCGCCGACCGCTGA
- a CDS encoding phosphatase PAP2 family protein, which translates to MSLAPLDRRTFLRWSALVPAVAAVPTVPAWAEETAAFVDSYRTNTPANRTPETNAAVRILSGMQRVWRTGSTWDSGVVLDAALLRANVRHCVAVTRARSDAEAMRAFVYDRQHQSYAAIGGLGPLADLYRSGAKAVTSITSAPDGTPPAKIDDAVPADAPAGSELGAGSHDSELGLVATLVDTVRGTWASGNPSKNAYQYPRPWRLTADSRVEDTGRVDELGFPVYRSDVGVAPQLLRQRSTTPAEDGGFPSGHTNAFHLACLALAYAVPERFQELVARAYDLADTRIVAGMHSPVDVIGGRTLATALAAATLADPENTTLKTAARAQALEYFTAKTGTTPDTLFARAHTGADEYGDRRANAAMVARRATYGLPDRAARTAMRVPKGAEVLLETRLPYLDAAQRREVLRTTAFPGGNPLLDGPELWGRLNLFAAADGYGAFDANVRVTMDAALGGFSANDSWRNDIGGDGGLVKAGTGTLTLAGTNRYRGGTRVEAGTLIAATPGALGTGDVELAGGTLRASGLRIGGHRQTGGTLSVTAGPALVVRGEATLERGSVLELRIDGSCPWHEVDVLRARRLRGRFAAIRADRPGHRVVPRYTPTGLSVRILREFS; encoded by the coding sequence TTGAGCCTCGCGCCCTTGGACCGGCGGACCTTCCTGCGCTGGTCCGCGCTCGTGCCCGCCGTCGCCGCCGTGCCCACCGTGCCCGCCTGGGCGGAGGAGACGGCGGCGTTCGTCGACTCCTACCGCACCAACACCCCGGCCAACCGCACCCCGGAGACCAACGCGGCGGTGCGGATCCTGAGCGGGATGCAGCGGGTCTGGCGCACCGGGTCCACATGGGACAGTGGCGTCGTGCTCGACGCGGCCCTGCTGCGCGCGAACGTCCGCCACTGCGTCGCCGTCACCCGCGCCCGGAGCGACGCCGAAGCCATGCGGGCGTTCGTCTACGACCGCCAGCACCAGTCCTACGCCGCCATCGGCGGCCTCGGCCCCCTCGCGGACCTCTACCGCAGCGGCGCCAAGGCCGTCACCAGCATCACTTCCGCCCCCGACGGCACGCCGCCGGCGAAGATCGACGACGCCGTCCCGGCGGACGCGCCCGCGGGCTCGGAGCTCGGCGCCGGCTCGCACGACTCGGAGCTCGGCCTGGTGGCCACGCTCGTGGACACCGTCCGCGGCACCTGGGCTTCGGGCAACCCGAGCAAGAACGCCTACCAGTACCCGCGGCCGTGGCGGCTGACCGCGGACAGCCGGGTCGAGGACACCGGCCGGGTCGACGAGCTCGGCTTCCCGGTCTACCGGTCGGACGTGGGCGTCGCGCCGCAGCTGCTGCGGCAGCGCAGCACGACCCCGGCCGAGGACGGCGGCTTCCCCAGCGGCCACACCAACGCGTTCCACCTGGCCTGCCTCGCGCTGGCCTACGCGGTCCCGGAGCGGTTCCAGGAGCTGGTGGCGCGGGCCTACGACCTGGCCGACACGCGGATCGTCGCCGGGATGCACTCGCCGGTCGACGTGATCGGCGGCCGGACGCTGGCCACCGCGCTCGCCGCGGCCACGCTCGCCGACCCGGAGAACACCACGCTCAAGACGGCGGCCCGTGCGCAGGCACTGGAGTACTTCACCGCGAAGACCGGCACGACCCCCGACACGTTGTTCGCCCGCGCGCACACCGGCGCCGACGAATACGGCGACCGCCGGGCGAACGCCGCAATGGTCGCCCGCCGGGCCACCTACGGCCTGCCGGACCGCGCCGCGCGCACCGCGATGCGCGTCCCCAAGGGCGCCGAAGTGCTCCTCGAAACCCGCCTGCCGTACCTCGACGCGGCCCAGCGGCGGGAAGTCCTGCGCACGACGGCGTTCCCGGGTGGCAACCCGCTGCTCGACGGCCCCGAACTGTGGGGACGGCTGAACCTCTTCGCCGCGGCCGACGGCTACGGCGCGTTCGACGCGAACGTCCGCGTCACGATGGACGCCGCCCTCGGTGGGTTCAGCGCGAACGACAGCTGGCGCAACGACATCGGCGGCGACGGCGGGCTCGTCAAGGCGGGCACCGGGACGCTGACGCTCGCCGGGACCAACCGCTACCGCGGCGGCACCCGCGTCGAGGCGGGCACCCTGATCGCCGCGACGCCGGGCGCACTGGGCACCGGAGACGTCGAACTCGCCGGGGGCACCCTGCGCGCGTCCGGCCTCCGGATCGGTGGCCACCGCCAGACCGGCGGCACGCTGTCGGTCACCGCCGGGCCGGCGCTGGTCGTGCGCGGCGAGGCCACCCTCGAGCGCGGCAGCGTCCTGGAGCTGCGGATCGACGGCTCGTGC